One window of Streptomyces sp. NBC_00273 genomic DNA carries:
- a CDS encoding M16 family metallopeptidase — MTFHPRPQAGEPQPWAFPAPERGQLSNGLTLLRCHRPGQQVVAVEVNLAAPLDAEPEGLDGVATIMARAFSEGTDKHSAEEFAAELERCGATLDAHADHPGLRVSLEVPASRLAKALGLLAEALRAPAFADAEVDRLVRNRLDEIPHELANPQRRAAQQLSKELFPATLRMSRPRQGTEETVARIDSAAVRAFYEAHVRPATATAVVVGDLTGIDLDAVLADTLGTWTGNTAAALPVPPVTADDTGRVVIVDRPGAVQTQLLIGRIGADRHDRVWAAQVLGTYCLGGTLTSRLDKVLREEKGYTYGVRAFGQVLRSTADGKGASMLAISGSVDTPNTGPALEDLWKVLRTLAEGGLTDAERDVAVQNLVGVAPLKFETAASVAGTLADQVEQELPDDYQAQLYAQLAATGTVEATTAVVQAFPADRLVTVLVGDAALIEEPVRALGIGEVTVVSN, encoded by the coding sequence ATGACCTTCCACCCGCGCCCGCAGGCCGGCGAGCCGCAGCCGTGGGCCTTCCCGGCCCCCGAGCGCGGACAGCTGTCCAACGGGCTGACCCTGCTGCGCTGCCACCGGCCGGGCCAGCAGGTCGTCGCGGTCGAGGTCAACCTGGCCGCCCCGCTCGACGCCGAGCCCGAGGGCCTGGACGGCGTGGCGACCATCATGGCGCGGGCCTTCTCCGAGGGCACCGACAAGCACTCCGCCGAGGAGTTCGCGGCCGAGCTGGAGCGCTGTGGCGCCACCCTGGACGCGCACGCCGACCACCCGGGCCTGCGGGTCTCGCTGGAGGTACCGGCCTCCCGGCTGGCCAAGGCGCTGGGCCTGCTCGCCGAGGCGCTGCGCGCCCCCGCCTTCGCCGACGCCGAGGTCGACCGGCTGGTGCGCAACCGGCTCGACGAGATCCCGCACGAGCTGGCCAACCCGCAGCGCCGCGCCGCGCAGCAGCTCTCCAAGGAGCTCTTCCCGGCCACCCTGCGGATGTCCCGGCCGCGCCAGGGCACCGAGGAGACGGTCGCCCGGATCGACTCCGCCGCCGTGCGCGCCTTCTACGAGGCCCACGTACGCCCCGCCACCGCCACCGCGGTGGTCGTGGGCGACCTGACCGGCATCGACCTGGACGCCGTGCTCGCGGACACCCTGGGCACGTGGACGGGCAACACCGCCGCGGCCCTCCCGGTGCCGCCGGTGACCGCCGACGACACCGGCCGCGTGGTCATCGTGGACCGGCCCGGCGCGGTCCAGACGCAGCTGCTGATCGGCCGGATCGGGGCGGACCGTCACGACCGGGTGTGGGCGGCCCAGGTGCTGGGCACGTACTGCCTGGGCGGCACCCTCACTTCGCGCCTGGACAAGGTGCTGCGCGAGGAGAAGGGGTACACCTACGGCGTGCGCGCCTTCGGCCAGGTGCTGCGCTCCACCGCGGACGGCAAGGGCGCCTCGATGCTCGCCATCAGCGGCTCGGTGGACACCCCGAACACCGGACCGGCGCTGGAGGACCTCTGGAAGGTGCTGCGCACCCTCGCGGAGGGCGGTCTGACCGACGCCGAACGCGACGTCGCCGTGCAGAACCTGGTGGGCGTGGCCCCGCTGAAGTTCGAGACGGCGGCCTCGGTCGCGGGCACCCTCGCCGACCAGGTCGAGCAGGAGCTGCCGGACGACTACCAGGCGCAGTTGTACGCCCAGCTCGCCGCGACGGGCACGGTGGAGGCGACCACGGCGGTCGTCCAGGCCTTCCCCGCGGACCGGCTGGTCACCGTGCTGGTGGGCGACGCGGCGCTGATCGAGGAGCCCGTGCGGGCCCTTGGGATCGGAGAGGTCACGGTCGTCTCCAACTGA
- a CDS encoding M16 family metallopeptidase, giving the protein MGHTATAQAGSGGLTATEHRLANGLRVVLSEDHLTPVAAVCLWYDVGSRHEVKGRTGLAHLFEHLMFQGSASVPGNGHFELVQGAGGSLNGTTSFERTNYFETMPTHQLELALWLEADRMGSLLAALDDESMENQRDVVKNERRQRYDNVPYGTAFERLTALAYPEGHPYHHTPIGSMADLDAASLEDARTFFRTYYAPNNAVLSVVGDIDPEQTLAWVEKYFGTIPAHDGKQPPRDGSLPDVIGEQLREEIVEEVPARALMAAYRLPHDGTRECDAADVALTILGGGESSLLHNRLVRRDQSAVAAGFGMLRLAGAPSLGWLDVKTSSGVEIPAIEAAVDEELARFAAEGPTAEEMERAQAQLEREWLDRLSTVAGRADELCRFAVLFGDPQLALTAVQRVLDVTAEEVQAVAAARLRPDNRAVLVYEPLAADESDQHDDSDENEGAEQ; this is encoded by the coding sequence ATGGGTCACACGGCCACAGCCCAGGCCGGCTCCGGCGGCCTGACAGCGACCGAGCACCGGCTGGCCAACGGCCTGCGCGTGGTGCTGTCCGAGGACCACCTGACCCCGGTCGCCGCGGTCTGCCTCTGGTACGACGTCGGCTCGCGCCACGAAGTCAAGGGACGCACCGGCCTGGCTCACCTCTTCGAGCACCTGATGTTCCAGGGGTCGGCGAGCGTACCCGGCAACGGGCACTTCGAACTGGTCCAGGGCGCCGGCGGTTCCCTCAACGGCACCACCAGCTTCGAGCGCACCAACTACTTCGAGACGATGCCGACCCACCAGCTGGAGCTCGCGCTCTGGCTGGAGGCGGACCGGATGGGGTCCCTGCTGGCCGCCCTGGACGACGAGTCCATGGAGAACCAGCGCGACGTCGTCAAGAACGAGCGCCGCCAGCGCTACGACAACGTTCCCTACGGCACGGCCTTCGAGCGGCTGACCGCCCTGGCCTACCCCGAGGGCCACCCGTACCACCACACCCCGATCGGCTCCATGGCCGACCTGGACGCCGCCTCCCTGGAGGACGCGCGCACCTTCTTCCGCACGTACTACGCGCCCAACAACGCGGTGCTCTCGGTCGTCGGGGACATCGACCCCGAGCAGACGCTCGCCTGGGTCGAGAAGTACTTCGGCACCATTCCCGCGCACGACGGCAAGCAGCCGCCCCGCGACGGCTCGCTGCCCGACGTCATCGGGGAGCAGCTGCGCGAGGAGATCGTCGAGGAGGTCCCGGCGCGTGCGCTGATGGCCGCCTACCGGCTGCCGCACGACGGCACCCGCGAGTGCGACGCCGCCGACGTGGCGCTGACCATCCTGGGGGGCGGCGAGTCCTCGCTGCTGCACAACCGGCTGGTGCGCCGCGACCAGAGCGCCGTCGCGGCCGGCTTCGGCATGCTGCGCCTGGCCGGGGCGCCCTCGCTGGGCTGGCTGGACGTCAAGACCTCCAGCGGGGTCGAGATCCCCGCCATCGAGGCGGCCGTGGACGAGGAGCTCGCGCGGTTCGCCGCCGAGGGCCCGACGGCCGAGGAGATGGAGCGCGCCCAGGCACAGCTGGAGCGCGAGTGGCTGGACCGGCTGAGCACGGTGGCCGGCCGCGCCGACGAACTGTGCCGCTTCGCGGTGCTGTTCGGCGACCCGCAGCTGGCGCTGACCGCCGTCCAGCGGGTCCTCGACGTCACCGCCGAGGAGGTGCAGGCCGTGGCCGCGGCCCGACTGCGCCCGGACAACCGCGCGGTGCTCGTCTACGAGCCGCTCGCGGCCGACGAGTCCGACCAGCACGACGACTCCGACGAGAACGAGGGGGCGGAGCAGTGA